The stretch of DNA GTGGTCGGTATGTCCTTTCAGGGGGTCAGGACAGGAGATCGGATAAATTATTTTATCCCGATAAATGTGGTCAAACATCTTGCCTCGGTCCTCGACAAACAGGAGTTGATCCCAAACTGGCGTTACGCCATTCAATTCATGTTTCCTCGATTAAGGGAATATTTCCATTTAGGGTCCGAGCAGGGGGGCGTCTTGCTAAATTATATCATCCCTGGTGGAGGACCCTACACTTTTGGACTCAAATCAGGAGACATAATTACTGAAATAGACGGTTTCAGAATAGACAATTTCGGAGAGATTTACTTCAAGCCGTTGGCGCAACGCCTCTATTTTTCCGAGATACTCAACCGCAAGCTCGTTGGCGATCCATTAAATATAAAGGTTATTAGAAACGGAAAGACACTGGACATTTTCGGCAAGGTAACTCCAGGGTTGCCACGCCTTGTACCCAAGATCTTCACGATGGCGAACTATTTCATCTTCGGCGGAATCGGTTTTGTCGAATTAACGATGAATTGCATAGAAAATCTAGGACAATCAGGCGAGACTCTCAGAGCAAGATACGCTGAATCTTTTCCGGAAATACCCTACCAGAAGATAGTTATAGTCTCCGAAATATTTCCGGAATATGGACTGGTCGATTCGACCGGTTTCTTGAACAGAGTGATCAAAATCGGAGATGTGGACGTTGTGAACATTCAGCAATTATATGACACAATTCAAGATCTGGCAGCCAAAGGGGAAAAACGGGTTCTTCTTAAAATCTGGTCTAACTCGACCTTGCCGTTGGACATCGCCAACGCCCCGGAACTTGATGGTCAAATAAAAGAAAAATACGGGATCCTTTACATGAAGACTCCTGGCGGGTTTAGCAACTAGTTTTCAGGCATAGCCTCTGTCCTGGATAAATCTGAAATACTCCGATCAATCTTTTCGAAGAGTTCCTTGAAATTCACTGGTTTGGATATATAATCATCCATCCCTGCCTCCAGACATCGTCCTCGATCCTCTTTGAGAGCATGAGCGGTCATGGCGATTATGGGCAGATGGACTCCTGTTTGCGCCTCTGACTCTCTGATCCGGCGGGTCGCCTCGAATCCGTCCATTTCCGGCATGGAAATATCCATTAAAATTAAATCAAATTGTTGTTCACCTAATAATTTAAGGACTCCAAGACCATTCTCCGCACAAACCACTTTGTATCCAGCTTTTTCCAGGAGTCTCACAGCCAGTATTCTGTTTATGGCGTTGTCTTCCGCTAGCAGAATGTTCGCCGTTTTGTGGTGAGCGTCCCTAGGAATTTCCACATCTGCAGACACCTCCTTGGGGGATTGGCGCAGCCTCCCCAAAACTCTTAGAAGGCTTGACTGAAGTTCGGATGGCTTGACAGGTTTTACCAACCATGACTTCAGGCCATATTTTTCAAGATCCTGAGAATCTCCGATCCTCGTAGCGGAAGAAAGCATCACGAGTTTAGTGTCTTTTATGTCTGGCTCGCTTCTGATCGACTCAGCCAATTGAAATCCGTCCATTTCCGGCATCATGCAGTCAATCAGCGCTATTGCAAACGGCTCGTTGGTGGACGAGGATTTTTTCATTACGTCCAGCGCATCAAACCCATTTTGAGTTGATGTGACTACCATTCCCCAATTGGATAATTGAACCTCAAGGATCTTCAGATTGGTCACATTGTCATCAACAACTAGAACTTTAACCCCTTCCAGTGATTCCGTCGGCGCAAGTTCATTCTCACGAATCTCTGTGACAGCAGGCGTCAACTGAATTGTGAAATGAAACTTGCTACCCTTGCCTAATTCGCTGTCCACCCATATTCGCCCGTTCATCATCTCAACAAGACGAGTTGATATGGACAATCCAAGCCCTGTTCCTCCATACCGCCTGGTAGTTGACGTGTCTGCCTGATCAAAAGGCTGAAATATCCTCTCTTTCTTTTCGGGAGAGATCCCTATGCCAGTATCGGCCACGCAAAAATGGATTGTGATTCGTGAGTTTTCCGTGTTCCACAAGTCCGCTGTAACCAGAATCTCGCCCTTCTCAGTGAATTTAATAGCGTTTGCCACCAGATTAACTATGATTTGACGTATGCGGACAGGGTCACCATAGAGGTCGTCAGGAACGTCCTCAGAAACCTCACACATCAGTTCCAGTCCCTTTTCTTCCGCCTGGAGAGCAAGACCGCGAATAGTATCGGACAAAGTATCTCTGAGCTTGAAATCCTCATTGTCTATCTCGAATTTTCCAGCTTCAATCTTGGAGAAATCCAGGATATCGTTGATGAGTTTGAGAAGTAGTTCCGACGAAGATTTGACCGTATTCAAATAGTCTCGTTGTTCGACGGTAAGCGCCGTTTCAAGAGCCAATTGTGTCATTCCGATAATGCCGTTCATTGGAGTGCGTATTTCATGACTCATATTAGCAAGGAATTCGCTTTTTGCCCTTGAGCCCTGTTCCGCCCGTTCCTTGGCGTCCATAAGTTCCTGTTCGAATCTTTTCCGCTCGCTCACATCCCTGATGATGCCCAAAAGCATCCTTTGATCGCCGAACCTGACCTCACTTATTGACAACTCAACCGGGAAAGTTTCGCCGTTTTTTCGTTTCGCGAGGAGTTCGGTCGTTTGGGAATATGGCTTATCTGAAGTACTGGCCATTACCTTCTTAACGAATTCATCAAATCCTGACGCAAAAGGTTCCGACATCAGGATGCTTGCGCTGTTATCGAAAACTTCCCCTTTTGAAAACCCAAAAATTGTTTCTGCCGCTGGATTAAAAGTTTCTATCTTCCCAAAGGGATTGACAGTAATGATGGCGTCCGAAGCGTTTTCAACGACGGATCTCAATCGAATTTCGCTACGTCGGAGTTCGATCTCCGTATTTTTCCGTTCCGTAACATCTTCTACAACAGTCACAACGCCGATGATCCGACCTTTTTCGAGAATTGGAGACGATGTCGATGAGATCTGAAAAACCTTGCCTGTTTGAAGTATTCGAGCGCTCTCCTCTCGTGAAACCTTGGCGTCCCTTTCTATAGCCTCCGATGCCGTGCTTGAAACGAATAGAAGTTGTCCATTCATGACTTGCTGGAACTCTACAAAGTGTTCAATCCTTTTTCCAACTATGTCGTGTGAGGACAATCCTAGCAGGCTTTCAGCAGCGGGATTGACAAACGTCACCTGGCCGTTTCTATCCAATACGTAGATCGCCTCCACCATGTTGTCCGTTATATTCTTCAGGCGATAAGTCTGTTCTTCAATTCGCCTGTTCTGATCGGCCAGTTTAACTCGACTGCGTTCTCCGACGTAAATAAACGCGAAAAAAGCTAGCAGAAAAAGCGAGAACCCTGTTGATTTTAAGATCAAATCATTCCAGCGAACCGAAAAACTGGCATCCTTTAACAACGAAAAAATGTATGCGTTTTGCCTGCCGCCAATGTTGAATACGGGTACGAATGTAGCGATGTAATCGGTATCATTGGCGGCGACTCCTATACAGAATGGTTTGCCCAGAAGGACTAGTGGACTGACCTCAGCTTTGATCTGACTGGAAATTCTAGAAATCGCTTCCCGATCGGATTCTAAGGATTGAGCGGTGGAATAAGTTTCTCTGTCAAAATCCTCGTAGACATAATCTTCACCAAACGGTGAGGGTATAAATTTGAACGTCTCATCAGAAACCGGAATTTTTTCAATCACTTCTTTTTTGATCAAGAATGAGAATTTCTCCGGTCCATACAGTTTTTCCATGGAAGTCCTTAGCGCTTCGAAAGAGACTCCCAATTCAGCGCTTCCTATATGTATTCCCTGAAAAGTAAGGGGAAAAACGTACCTGAACCC from Desulfomonilaceae bacterium encodes:
- a CDS encoding trypsin-like peptidase domain-containing protein; this translates as MKIFSTRHLSLGSIFLFVVCLVFFVSGSAQAESQNRAIETQVLRVFITKKAPYYHKPWKSPDFSNLKASGFFFRDDRLFPGRKGLILTNAHAVSMAEIIKVSNGREKRQYEVRILGICNSADFAVLEMAPADMRVYESLNGPIEPLELGDSDTLRVGDKVQGWGYPSGGERISKSEQGEISRIEVKRYVYSHELWLIAQASLQQNQGNSGGPVLKDGKVVGMSFQGVRTGDRINYFIPINVVKHLASVLDKQELIPNWRYAIQFMFPRLREYFHLGSEQGGVLLNYIIPGGGPYTFGLKSGDIITEIDGFRIDNFGEIYFKPLAQRLYFSEILNRKLVGDPLNIKVIRNGKTLDIFGKVTPGLPRLVPKIFTMANYFIFGGIGFVELTMNCIENLGQSGETLRARYAESFPEIPYQKIVIVSEIFPEYGLVDSTGFLNRVIKIGDVDVVNIQQLYDTIQDLAAKGEKRVLLKIWSNSTLPLDIANAPELDGQIKEKYGILYMKTPGGFSN
- a CDS encoding response regulator is translated as MLKTLTSTKFLVLVFMVLQVLGFSFIYRDYNRRVSSLKSSRIQYLGNQYNATLNSYSLLTNTIFEEVIDQPEILSIVAKAYKSKDPKIRAIARGELFARLNDTYQRLVDRNFRQLHFHLANGESLLRFHIPSRFGDNLFDSRPSIKFVNTAKVKVEGYEEGLGGPGFRYVFPLTFQGIHIGSAELGVSFEALRTSMEKLYGPEKFSFLIKKEVIEKIPVSDETFKFIPSPFGEDYVYEDFDRETYSTAQSLESDREAISRISSQIKAEVSPLVLLGKPFCIGVAANDTDYIATFVPVFNIGGRQNAYIFSLLKDASFSVRWNDLILKSTGFSLFLLAFFAFIYVGERSRVKLADQNRRIEEQTYRLKNITDNMVEAIYVLDRNGQVTFVNPAAESLLGLSSHDIVGKRIEHFVEFQQVMNGQLLFVSSTASEAIERDAKVSREESARILQTGKVFQISSTSSPILEKGRIIGVVTVVEDVTERKNTEIELRRSEIRLRSVVENASDAIITVNPFGKIETFNPAAETIFGFSKGEVFDNSASILMSEPFASGFDEFVKKVMASTSDKPYSQTTELLAKRKNGETFPVELSISEVRFGDQRMLLGIIRDVSERKRFEQELMDAKERAEQGSRAKSEFLANMSHEIRTPMNGIIGMTQLALETALTVEQRDYLNTVKSSSELLLKLINDILDFSKIEAGKFEIDNEDFKLRDTLSDTIRGLALQAEEKGLELMCEVSEDVPDDLYGDPVRIRQIIVNLVANAIKFTEKGEILVTADLWNTENSRITIHFCVADTGIGISPEKKERIFQPFDQADTSTTRRYGGTGLGLSISTRLVEMMNGRIWVDSELGKGSKFHFTIQLTPAVTEIRENELAPTESLEGVKVLVVDDNVTNLKILEVQLSNWGMVVTSTQNGFDALDVMKKSSSTNEPFAIALIDCMMPEMDGFQLAESIRSEPDIKDTKLVMLSSATRIGDSQDLEKYGLKSWLVKPVKPSELQSSLLRVLGRLRQSPKEVSADVEIPRDAHHKTANILLAEDNAINRILAVRLLEKAGYKVVCAENGLGVLKLLGEQQFDLILMDISMPEMDGFEATRRIRESEAQTGVHLPIIAMTAHALKEDRGRCLEAGMDDYISKPVNFKELFEKIDRSISDLSRTEAMPEN